Proteins co-encoded in one Flavivirga eckloniae genomic window:
- a CDS encoding 50S ribosomal protein L25/general stress protein Ctc yields the protein MKSITINGSQRESVGKKATKALRNAGQVPCVLYGGEKPVHFAAAELAFSKLVYTPNAHTVVINLDNGETLNAVLQDIQFHPVTDRILHIDFYQLFEDKEIALNIPVQLVGNSRGVKNGGVLRRNNRKLRIKALPVNLPDFIEIDITPLKIGDKVSVGDLLNEKYTFLHTDNTVVCQVRTSRVAVEDEEDDEELEEGAEAAPAGEAEGAEAPAAQE from the coding sequence ATGAAATCAATTACAATCAACGGATCTCAAAGAGAAAGCGTGGGCAAAAAAGCGACAAAAGCCTTACGTAATGCTGGTCAGGTTCCTTGCGTGTTATACGGAGGAGAAAAGCCAGTTCATTTCGCAGCAGCAGAATTAGCATTCTCTAAACTTGTTTACACACCGAATGCGCACACTGTTGTAATTAATTTAGATAACGGTGAAACTTTAAATGCTGTACTACAGGATATTCAATTTCACCCAGTTACAGATAGAATCTTACATATAGATTTTTATCAATTATTTGAAGACAAAGAAATTGCTTTAAATATTCCAGTTCAACTAGTAGGTAACTCAAGAGGTGTTAAAAACGGTGGTGTTTTAAGAAGAAACAACAGAAAACTTCGTATTAAGGCACTTCCAGTTAACTTACCAGATTTTATAGAGATAGACATCACGCCTTTAAAAATTGGAGATAAAGTTTCAGTAGGAGATTTATTAAACGAAAAGTATACGTTCTTACATACAGATAATACAGTAGTATGTCAAGTTAGAACTTCTAGAGTAGCAGTTGAAGATGAAGAAGATGATGAAGAATTAGAAGAAGGAGCAGAAGCAGCACCTGCAGGCGAAGCTGAAGGAGCAGAAGCACCTGCAGCTCAAGAATAA
- the pth gene encoding aminoacyl-tRNA hydrolase encodes MYRFLFKLFKGKKEPESQEDLMKKYLIVGLGNIGEKYANTRHNIGFKILDYFANKEAFTFETQKLGDMATYKLKGRTFIFLKPNTYMNLSGKAILYWLTKEKIPLENLLVITDDLNLPFGSIRLKTKGSDGGHNGLKDTQDKLNTTKYNRFRFGISDAFSKGRQVDYVLGEWTQEEADKLKERLDKSVELIKSFALAGVNITMNSFNGK; translated from the coding sequence ATGTACCGGTTTTTATTCAAACTGTTTAAGGGAAAAAAAGAACCAGAATCACAAGAAGATTTAATGAAGAAGTACTTAATAGTTGGTTTAGGGAATATTGGAGAGAAATATGCCAATACACGTCATAATATTGGATTTAAAATATTAGACTATTTTGCAAATAAAGAAGCATTTACCTTCGAAACCCAAAAACTGGGGGATATGGCTACATATAAATTAAAAGGAAGAACCTTTATTTTTTTAAAGCCTAATACATACATGAATTTAAGCGGAAAAGCCATATTGTATTGGTTAACAAAAGAAAAAATACCCTTAGAAAACTTATTAGTTATTACAGACGATTTAAACTTACCTTTTGGAAGTATTCGTTTAAAGACAAAAGGAAGTGACGGTGGTCACAACGGATTAAAGGATACTCAAGACAAATTAAATACAACCAAATACAATCGTTTTAGATTTGGTATTAGCGATGCTTTTTCTAAAGGCAGACAAGTGGATTATGTTTTAGGAGAATGGACCCAAGAGGAGGCAGATAAACTTAAGGAACGTTTAGATAAATCGGTAGAGCTTATAAAATCTTTTGCTTTAGCTGGTGTTAATATTACTATGAATAGTTTTAATGGTAAATAA
- a CDS encoding zinc-dependent metalloprotease gives MKTKLHYVFSITMLLFAFSAVSQNSSWKKVEHFENSEKLSKFHLNKNEVHFFELDMSSFKKSTASTTLRSSKNKKETTTIVLPGINGKMQSFKIYEAPVFSPQLASKYPNIKSYVGVSTNNSQSRLRMSVSPQGIHTMISSTDKPTVFMQPLTKGSNKYVLYDKYGKDASINRLACKTLDEVNKSLNSKTEKTAKVNEGGANDQTLKKFRIAISTTSEYTAYHDDGNAGNGDAVADALAAINNTLSRVNEIFETDMAVTFELIDATQLIYTNATTDPYSDAGVGADVDNFNSPNGWSLQVQNTLTNVIGSAAYDIGHLFGATGGGGNAGCIGCVCQNPVNSSSHAKGSAYTSPSDAVPEGDSFDIDFVAHEIGHQMGANHTWAFDNSESGTGVNSEPGSGTTVMGYAGIEGANNVELSGDDYFHYHSIKQILDNLNSKSCQATEVISNNPPSANAGSNYNIPKGTAYVLRGTATDLDGGDNLTYCWEQIDSGVTNYQNFGPELTSGSTNRSLPPSSSPDRYIPKFSSVIAGNVTQTNPTLGSDWETVSTVARTLNWALTVRDRSPADATGGQTSYDTMQITVEDVTPFTVTNPISWVQGSTQTIQWEVGQTTNGTINCQNVNISLSTDSGLTFPISIASNTPNDGSFTYTVPSIPDTSSARLLIEAADNIFYDVSNFDFSISPNPEFFMVEETMEPLVCGETTAVFHFDYVQVNGFSENTTFSINGNPPGSSVVFSPANLSASGSVTMTISDLDGVLEANYPLVITGASTSVTKNKNITFPFFNGICSSAGNTQYNTSITQVQFNTFDNTSAKPSGYSNYKSISTDLNRDSSYDLTVNVNTDGSFTTATMAWIDWNQNCSFNDPGETYNLGNANNVTNGPTSASPFSITVPIDAVLGNTIMRISTKFDQSPSFCENGFDGEVEDYTLNVIATLDIENFGFENFVVYPNPNYGEFSIRLNSSTFREINVQVFDARGRYFYDKKFNHAGDFNEKISLPKAQAGMYFLNVSDGVRKSLKKIIIK, from the coding sequence ATGAAAACAAAACTACATTATGTTTTTTCAATAACAATGCTTTTGTTCGCATTTTCAGCTGTTTCTCAAAATTCTTCATGGAAAAAGGTTGAGCATTTTGAAAACTCTGAAAAACTATCAAAATTTCATTTAAACAAGAATGAGGTTCATTTTTTTGAACTTGATATGTCTTCATTTAAAAAAAGTACCGCTTCTACGACCTTAAGGAGCTCTAAAAATAAAAAGGAAACTACTACGATTGTTTTACCTGGGATTAACGGCAAAATGCAGTCTTTTAAGATTTACGAAGCACCCGTTTTTTCTCCTCAACTTGCTTCTAAATACCCAAACATAAAATCGTATGTGGGTGTTAGTACAAATAATTCCCAGTCTCGTTTGCGAATGAGTGTATCTCCCCAAGGTATACATACCATGATTTCTTCTACCGATAAACCCACAGTATTTATGCAGCCTTTAACAAAAGGTTCAAATAAATACGTTTTATATGATAAGTATGGCAAAGATGCTTCTATAAATAGATTAGCATGTAAAACCTTGGATGAAGTAAATAAATCGCTTAATTCTAAAACAGAAAAAACCGCAAAGGTTAATGAAGGTGGTGCCAACGATCAAACTTTAAAGAAATTTAGAATAGCAATTTCTACTACATCAGAATACACTGCTTATCATGATGATGGTAATGCTGGAAACGGTGATGCCGTTGCCGATGCTCTTGCAGCAATAAATAACACCTTGAGTAGGGTTAATGAAATTTTTGAGACTGATATGGCTGTAACTTTTGAACTTATTGATGCTACTCAATTAATATACACTAATGCAACTACCGACCCGTATTCTGATGCTGGTGTTGGTGCGGATGTTGACAATTTTAATAGTCCTAATGGGTGGAGCTTACAGGTACAAAACACATTAACCAATGTTATTGGTAGTGCCGCTTATGACATAGGCCATTTATTTGGCGCCACTGGTGGTGGTGGAAATGCAGGTTGCATTGGGTGTGTTTGTCAAAACCCTGTTAATTCGTCATCTCATGCTAAAGGAAGCGCCTATACCTCTCCATCTGACGCTGTTCCTGAAGGGGATTCCTTTGACATAGATTTTGTTGCTCATGAAATTGGACACCAAATGGGAGCTAATCATACCTGGGCTTTTGATAATAGTGAAAGTGGCACAGGTGTTAATTCTGAACCTGGAAGTGGAACAACCGTTATGGGATATGCCGGTATTGAAGGTGCCAATAATGTTGAACTAAGCGGGGATGATTATTTTCATTATCACAGCATTAAACAGATATTAGATAACCTGAACAGTAAAAGTTGCCAAGCAACCGAGGTTATTTCAAATAACCCTCCAAGTGCCAATGCTGGGAGTAACTACAACATACCTAAAGGCACTGCTTATGTTTTAAGAGGTACCGCTACCGATCTGGACGGAGGAGATAATTTAACTTACTGTTGGGAACAAATTGATAGTGGCGTGACCAATTACCAAAATTTTGGACCAGAACTAACATCTGGCTCAACCAATAGATCACTACCTCCTTCAAGCTCCCCAGACAGGTATATTCCTAAATTTAGTAGTGTTATTGCTGGTAACGTTACGCAAACCAATCCTACTTTAGGTAGCGATTGGGAAACCGTTTCGACAGTTGCGCGAACTTTAAATTGGGCGTTAACGGTTAGAGATAGATCACCTGCTGATGCTACAGGCGGACAAACAAGTTACGACACCATGCAAATTACTGTTGAGGATGTAACTCCCTTTACGGTTACCAATCCTATTTCTTGGGTTCAAGGGTCTACACAAACTATTCAATGGGAAGTTGGGCAAACAACAAATGGTACAATAAACTGCCAAAATGTAAACATAAGCTTATCTACAGATAGCGGATTGACGTTCCCCATAAGTATAGCGTCAAATACTCCTAACGATGGTTCATTTACTTATACCGTTCCATCAATTCCAGATACATCTTCGGCCAGATTGTTAATTGAAGCCGCAGATAATATTTTTTATGACGTTTCTAACTTTGATTTTTCCATTTCTCCAAATCCTGAATTCTTTATGGTTGAAGAGACTATGGAACCACTTGTATGTGGTGAGACTACTGCTGTATTTCATTTTGATTATGTGCAAGTGAATGGTTTTTCTGAGAATACAACTTTTAGTATTAATGGAAACCCTCCAGGTTCTAGTGTAGTTTTTTCTCCAGCCAATTTAAGTGCTTCTGGAAGTGTTACCATGACTATTAGTGATTTAGATGGTGTTTTGGAAGCGAATTATCCTTTAGTAATAACAGGTGCATCAACCTCTGTCACCAAAAACAAAAACATTACTTTTCCTTTTTTCAATGGCATATGTTCTTCTGCCGGAAACACACAATATAATACAAGTATTACACAAGTTCAATTTAACACATTTGATAATACTTCTGCCAAACCTTCTGGTTATTCAAATTACAAATCAATATCTACAGATTTAAATAGGGATAGTTCTTACGATTTAACTGTAAATGTTAATACCGATGGTAGTTTTACCACTGCGACTATGGCTTGGATAGACTGGAACCAAAACTGTAGTTTTAATGATCCTGGTGAGACTTACAACTTAGGTAATGCGAACAATGTGACTAATGGACCTACATCTGCTTCGCCATTTTCTATTACTGTTCCTATTGATGCTGTTCTTGGAAATACAATCATGAGGATTTCAACAAAATTTGATCAATCTCCTTCTTTTTGTGAAAATGGTTTTGATGGAGAGGTTGAAGACTACACTTTAAACGTAATAGCAACCTTGGATATTGAGAATTTTGGTTTTGAAAATTTTGTAGTTTATCCTAATCCGAACTATGGGGAATTCTCAATCAGGTTAAATAGTTCAACATTTAGAGAGATCAATGTCCAGGTTTTTGATGCTAGAGGGCGTTATTTTTATGATAAAAAATTTAATCATGCTGGTGATTTTAATGAAAAAATAAGCTTGCCCAAAGCACAAGCTGGCATGTATTTTTTAAATGTAAGTGATGGTGTTAGAAAATCTCTTAAGAAGATAATTATAAAGTAA
- a CDS encoding bifunctional riboflavin kinase/FAD synthetase: protein MGKVKNIETYKPVEPTVVTIGTFDGVHIGHQKIVKHLISTGEADGLKSVILTFFPHPRMVLQKDFNIKLINTINERRQILKGLGLDYLIIKEFTKKFSRLTAEDFVKQVLVDKLHAKKVIIGYDHRFGRNRNANIDDLKKFGEVYGFEVEEISAQDINDVAVSSTKIRKALKEGDVIKANAFLGYNFSIAGTVTKGKGLGRQLNFPTANIKVEEDYKLIPKQGSYIVKAMVDEALIYGMMNIGLNPTVNGEKETIEVHFFNFNDDIYGKNVQIELLSRIRDEEKFESVEALKMQLKKDKETALTYIATHHAQ from the coding sequence ATGGGTAAGGTAAAAAATATCGAAACATATAAACCTGTAGAGCCTACTGTGGTTACTATTGGTACTTTTGATGGCGTTCATATAGGGCACCAAAAAATAGTTAAACATCTAATTTCTACCGGGGAAGCAGATGGGCTAAAATCTGTAATTCTAACATTTTTTCCGCATCCGCGAATGGTTTTGCAGAAAGACTTTAATATAAAGCTAATAAACACTATTAACGAACGTCGCCAAATACTGAAGGGACTAGGGTTAGATTACTTAATCATTAAAGAGTTTACCAAGAAATTTTCTCGTCTTACAGCCGAGGACTTTGTAAAACAGGTTTTGGTCGATAAGTTACATGCGAAAAAGGTCATTATCGGTTACGATCATAGATTTGGAAGAAATAGAAATGCCAATATAGATGATTTAAAAAAGTTTGGAGAAGTTTATGGATTTGAAGTCGAAGAAATATCGGCACAAGATATAAACGATGTGGCGGTTAGCTCTACAAAAATTAGAAAAGCCCTAAAAGAAGGGGATGTAATTAAAGCAAATGCCTTTTTGGGGTATAATTTTTCAATAGCTGGAACAGTAACCAAAGGAAAAGGCTTAGGTAGACAATTAAATTTTCCAACAGCCAATATTAAAGTAGAAGAAGACTATAAACTTATACCCAAGCAGGGATCTTACATTGTAAAAGCTATGGTTGATGAAGCATTAATTTATGGTATGATGAATATTGGTTTAAATCCAACAGTTAATGGCGAAAAAGAAACGATTGAAGTTCATTTTTTTAATTTTAATGATGATATTTACGGTAAAAATGTTCAAATTGAATTATTAAGCCGTATTCGAGACGAAGAAAAATTCGAATCGGTTGAAGCCCTAAAAATGCAATTAAAAAAAGATAAAGAAACTGCGCTTACCTACATAGCAACACATCATGCTCAATAA
- a CDS encoding HTTM domain-containing protein, which produces MLNKWFFKNIDNSQLVVFRIFFGLLCFLESVGAIFTGWVKRTLIEPEFTFSFIGFEWLQPLPGNGMYYYYIVMGVFALFIMVGYKYRLSAICFALMWSATYLMQKSAYNNHYYLLMLLSSIMACLPAHRYASIDVKRNPKLRSLSMPQWCRLAIVLQLFIVYTYASVAKLYPDWLNATAIEMFMKGKRDYIIVGELLQQKWLHYVLAYGGILFDGLIVPLLLFKPTRKYAFVASVFFHLFNSFVFQIGIFPYLSLAFTLFFFDPETIRKIFLKKKPIYDSEEVVIPKLRTSFLAIFFFYFIVQIGLPLRHHLIEDDVLWTEEGHRLSWRMMLRTKGSTITYRVKNKDNGKSSIVNLDDYLTNKQKRSAGSKPDVIWQFAQHLKQKFLEKGEDVAVYVDCKISVNGKPYKRLINPKVDIANVEWNTFKHSDWILPSKED; this is translated from the coding sequence ATGCTCAATAAATGGTTTTTTAAAAATATTGATAACTCCCAATTAGTGGTTTTCCGAATTTTTTTCGGACTTCTTTGTTTTTTAGAATCGGTTGGCGCTATTTTTACAGGTTGGGTTAAGCGAACCCTTATAGAACCAGAATTTACTTTTTCATTTATAGGTTTTGAGTGGTTGCAACCACTTCCGGGAAACGGCATGTATTATTACTACATCGTAATGGGAGTATTTGCATTATTCATTATGGTTGGTTACAAATATAGGTTAAGCGCTATATGTTTTGCCTTAATGTGGTCTGCGACTTATTTAATGCAGAAATCTGCCTATAATAACCATTACTATTTATTGATGCTTTTAAGCAGCATCATGGCATGTCTGCCAGCTCATAGATATGCTTCAATAGACGTTAAACGAAATCCCAAATTAAGAAGTTTATCCATGCCACAATGGTGTCGCCTGGCAATAGTACTACAGCTTTTTATTGTTTATACCTATGCATCTGTTGCAAAGTTGTACCCAGATTGGTTGAATGCTACTGCCATAGAAATGTTTATGAAAGGTAAAAGGGATTACATCATAGTAGGTGAGTTACTTCAGCAAAAATGGTTGCATTATGTTTTAGCTTACGGCGGCATATTATTCGATGGTTTAATTGTACCATTATTGTTATTTAAACCAACAAGGAAATATGCTTTTGTGGCCTCTGTTTTCTTTCATTTGTTTAATTCGTTTGTATTCCAAATAGGCATTTTTCCTTACTTATCGTTAGCATTTACATTGTTCTTTTTTGACCCAGAAACGATCCGAAAAATATTTTTGAAGAAGAAACCTATTTATGATTCTGAAGAAGTGGTAATACCAAAGTTAAGAACATCATTTTTAGCGATTTTCTTTTTTTATTTTATAGTTCAAATTGGATTGCCTCTAAGGCATCATTTAATTGAAGATGATGTGCTTTGGACGGAAGAGGGACATAGGCTTTCATGGCGCATGATGCTTAGAACCAAAGGCAGCACGATAACCTATCGTGTTAAGAATAAAGACAACGGTAAAAGTTCGATAGTTAATTTAGATGACTATTTAACAAATAAGCAAAAGCGTTCCGCAGGTTCGAAACCAGATGTTATCTGGCAATTTGCACAGCATTTAAAACAAAAGTTTCTGGAAAAAGGTGAAGATGTAGCTGTTTATGTAGATTGCAAGATCAGTGTAAACGGAAAGCCCTATAAAAGATTAATAAACCCGAAAGTAGACATAGCCAATGTTGAATGGAATACATTCAAACATAGTGATTGGATTTTACCCTCAAAAGAGGATTAA
- the serS gene encoding serine--tRNA ligase, with protein MLQVPFIRENKELVIERLAKRNIDATQMIQDVISLDEERRRVQAELDNTLAESNSLSKEIGNLFKSGEAEKANLLKEKTSQLKETSKELTEALNNKSEALNELLYKIPNVPNEIVPSGNTEEDNEEVFKEGDIPVLHDGALPHWELAKKYDIIDFELGNKITGAGFPVYKGKGARLQRALIAYFLDKNTEAGYTEYQLPHLVNEASGFGTGQLPDKEGQMYHVTADNLYLIPTAEVPGTNIFRDVVLSESELPIGITGYTPCFRREAGSYGAHVRGLNRLHQFDKVEILRVEHPSKSYEALDGMVEHVKTILKELKLPYRILRLCGGDLGFTSALTYDFEVFSTAQDRWLEISSVSNFETFQANRLKLRFKNSKGKNELAHTLNGSSLALPRVLAGIIENYQTKDGIVIPEVLQSYTGFSIID; from the coding sequence ATGTTACAAGTTCCTTTTATTAGAGAAAACAAAGAATTAGTAATCGAACGATTAGCAAAAAGAAATATTGATGCTACTCAAATGATCCAAGATGTTATCTCCTTAGATGAAGAGAGAAGGCGTGTTCAGGCAGAATTGGATAACACTTTGGCAGAGTCTAATTCATTATCGAAAGAAATAGGAAACTTGTTTAAATCTGGTGAGGCAGAAAAGGCAAACCTTTTAAAAGAAAAAACAAGTCAGTTAAAAGAAACCTCAAAAGAGCTTACAGAAGCACTTAATAATAAATCTGAAGCATTAAACGAATTACTGTATAAAATTCCTAATGTACCAAACGAGATTGTCCCTAGTGGTAATACAGAAGAAGATAATGAAGAGGTATTTAAAGAAGGAGACATCCCCGTTTTACATGATGGTGCTTTGCCTCATTGGGAGCTTGCCAAGAAGTACGATATTATAGATTTCGAACTTGGAAATAAAATTACAGGAGCAGGTTTTCCAGTTTATAAAGGTAAAGGCGCACGATTACAACGAGCACTGATTGCTTATTTTTTAGATAAAAACACAGAGGCGGGTTACACAGAATACCAATTACCACATTTAGTAAACGAAGCTTCTGGTTTTGGTACTGGACAGTTACCAGACAAAGAAGGGCAAATGTACCATGTTACAGCAGATAATTTGTATTTAATACCAACAGCAGAGGTGCCCGGAACTAATATTTTTAGGGATGTGGTTTTAAGTGAAAGCGAATTACCAATAGGTATTACAGGTTATACACCATGCTTTCGAAGAGAAGCTGGAAGCTATGGTGCTCACGTAAGAGGCTTGAATAGATTACATCAATTTGATAAAGTAGAAATCTTACGTGTTGAACATCCAAGTAAATCATACGAAGCTTTGGATGGAATGGTCGAACATGTAAAAACCATTTTAAAAGAGTTAAAATTACCATATAGAATATTAAGACTTTGTGGAGGTGACTTAGGTTTTACATCTGCATTAACATACGATTTCGAAGTATTTTCTACAGCACAGGATAGATGGTTGGAAATCTCTTCAGTTTCTAATTTTGAAACCTTTCAGGCCAACCGATTAAAACTGCGTTTTAAAAATAGTAAAGGCAAAAATGAATTAGCACATACCTTAAATGGAAGTTCGTTAGCATTACCACGGGTACTTGCCGGAATTATAGAAAATTATCAAACCAAAGATGGTATTGTAATTCCCGAAGTGCTTCAATCTTATACAGGGTTTAGTATTATCGATTAA
- a CDS encoding tetratricopeptide repeat protein yields MRFIQIIFLFISVTVCSQNDILAKEYIRKGDFEKALYEYKKLYAGSSSNINYISHIVSTHQQLEQYDEAEIFLLEIMKRMNYPAFLVELGYNYQLKNDLENASIHYKKAIASIDVRANNVFSVARSFQNHTLLNEAIISYEKAMALNSDFNFNLQLAKIYGEQGNIEKMFTGYIQFVESEPVNLSNVKRLISDFISEDSQNESNIIFRKILLKKIQQEPNLLWNEMLSWLFIQQKDYKKAFIQEKAIFNRQPDNLRRIEELALIASHEGKGEVAREIFTYVIETAQDAGTKLRAHYDLLQLETKESSKEDYKTINAKYLDLFKEFGLFSQTLNLQIAYGHFLAFYTNKTNEASTFLEKSLKLPLSKMQKAKVKLELGDILVLEENFNKALIYYTQIQRNLKNSTISQEARYKVAKASYYKGDFKWAESQLKILKASTSQLIANDALDLKLLISDNKYEDSLQTALKLYAKADLLAFQNRNEESITLLNKILNEHKTEPIIAQALYKQAQLFEIKKQYEKAAANYDAIIANYREGILIDDALFKLAKIYEDQLNLPEKAKALYEQIIFNHADSICFVDARKRYRALRGDAIN; encoded by the coding sequence ATGAGATTTATTCAAATCATATTCCTGTTTATTAGCGTTACGGTATGCTCTCAAAACGATATTCTTGCAAAAGAATATATTAGAAAAGGAGACTTCGAAAAAGCATTGTACGAATACAAGAAGTTGTATGCCGGGTCCTCTTCTAATATTAATTACATTAGTCATATTGTAAGTACCCATCAACAACTGGAGCAATACGACGAAGCCGAAATATTTTTGCTAGAAATAATGAAAAGGATGAATTATCCAGCATTTTTAGTAGAATTAGGCTATAACTACCAGCTTAAAAATGATTTGGAAAACGCATCAATTCATTACAAAAAAGCTATAGCGAGTATAGATGTTAGAGCCAATAACGTATTTTCAGTTGCCAGAAGTTTTCAAAATCATACACTTTTAAACGAAGCCATTATATCTTACGAAAAAGCTATGGCGTTAAACTCCGATTTTAATTTTAATCTGCAATTGGCTAAAATATACGGAGAGCAGGGAAACATAGAAAAAATGTTTACCGGTTATATTCAGTTTGTCGAATCCGAACCTGTTAACTTAAGTAATGTTAAAAGGTTAATCAGTGATTTTATAAGTGAGGATAGCCAAAACGAAAGCAATATAATATTTCGGAAAATTTTACTTAAAAAAATCCAGCAAGAGCCTAATTTACTTTGGAATGAAATGCTAAGCTGGTTATTTATTCAGCAAAAAGATTATAAAAAGGCGTTCATTCAGGAAAAAGCAATTTTTAACAGACAACCAGATAATTTAAGAAGAATAGAAGAGCTGGCATTAATAGCCTCTCATGAGGGCAAGGGAGAGGTTGCTAGAGAAATTTTTACATATGTAATAGAAACTGCTCAAGATGCAGGAACTAAGTTAAGAGCACATTACGATTTACTTCAATTGGAAACCAAAGAAAGCTCAAAAGAAGATTATAAAACGATTAATGCTAAATATTTAGACTTGTTTAAAGAATTTGGATTGTTTTCTCAAACATTAAACCTGCAAATTGCCTATGGGCATTTTTTAGCATTTTATACGAATAAAACTAATGAAGCCTCAACGTTTTTGGAAAAATCATTAAAATTACCACTGTCTAAAATGCAAAAAGCAAAGGTAAAATTGGAGTTGGGAGATATTCTTGTGCTGGAAGAAAACTTTAATAAAGCTTTAATTTATTACACACAAATTCAGCGCAATTTAAAAAACAGTACTATTTCTCAAGAAGCGCGGTATAAAGTAGCAAAAGCGAGTTATTATAAAGGTGATTTTAAGTGGGCAGAATCGCAGCTTAAAATTTTAAAAGCGTCAACATCCCAACTTATTGCAAACGATGCACTCGACTTAAAACTACTCATTTCCGATAATAAATATGAGGATTCTTTGCAAACAGCATTAAAACTTTATGCAAAGGCAGACCTACTTGCCTTTCAAAACAGAAACGAAGAATCTATAACATTATTAAATAAGATTTTAAACGAGCACAAAACAGAACCCATAATAGCTCAGGCATTATATAAGCAGGCACAATTATTCGAAATTAAAAAACAATACGAAAAAGCAGCAGCCAACTATGATGCCATTATTGCTAATTATAGAGAAGGTATTTTAATAGATGACGCCCTTTTTAAGCTAGCCAAAATTTATGAGGACCAATTGAATCTTCCAGAAAAGGCAAAAGCGCTGTACGAGCAAATTATTTTTAATCATGCCGATAGTATTTGTTTTGTAGATGCTAGAAAGCGATATAGGGCTTTGAGAGGAGATGCGATAAATTAA
- a CDS encoding GNAT family N-acetyltransferase: protein MIVAETNRLLVEKFTLKDASFFKELVNTPHWLKYIGDRSIRTTEDAESYIRNTHLKSYEDSGFGFYKLLLKEESNKPIGSCGLVKREGLDDVDIGFAFLPEYEGKGFGYESSVAILKMAKEQFRLKRVVAITLPTNLNSIKLLEKLGFICEKKVKLFEDDEELLLFAKNI from the coding sequence ATGATAGTAGCAGAAACAAATCGTCTTTTAGTGGAAAAATTCACTTTAAAAGACGCCTCCTTTTTTAAAGAATTAGTAAACACACCACATTGGTTAAAATATATAGGAGATAGAAGTATTAGAACAACCGAAGATGCAGAATCTTATATTAGAAATACCCATTTAAAAAGCTATGAGGATTCTGGGTTTGGATTTTATAAACTCCTATTAAAAGAAGAAAGTAATAAACCTATAGGTTCTTGCGGATTGGTGAAAAGAGAAGGTTTGGACGATGTGGATATTGGTTTTGCTTTCCTTCCAGAATACGAAGGGAAAGGTTTTGGATATGAGTCTTCCGTTGCTATTTTAAAAATGGCTAAAGAACAATTCCGTTTAAAAAGAGTAGTAGCCATTACATTACCAACAAACTTAAACTCCATCAAACTATTAGAAAAATTGGGCTTTATATGTGAAAAAAAGGTAAAACTTTTTGAAGATGACGAAGAACTCCTGTTATTTGCAAAAAACATATAA
- a CDS encoding DUF4286 family protein, translating to MIIYNVTANIDESIHDEWLAWIKEHIPQVLATGKFEKATLSRVLVEEDMGGVTYSIQYRSYSREALDAYYKEDAEKLRNDGQKKFADKMLAFRTELQIIDEYTVNFQ from the coding sequence ATGATAATTTACAACGTAACCGCAAACATAGACGAAAGCATTCATGATGAATGGTTGGCATGGATTAAAGAGCACATTCCTCAAGTATTGGCAACAGGAAAGTTTGAAAAAGCGACACTATCCAGAGTCTTGGTAGAAGAAGACATGGGTGGCGTAACATACTCTATTCAATATAGATCGTATTCTCGAGAAGCTTTAGATGCTTACTATAAAGAAGATGCCGAAAAGCTAAGAAACGACGGACAGAAGAAATTCGCAGATAAGATGTTGGCTTTTAGAACAGAACTTCAAATTATTGATGAATACACAGTAAACTTTCAATAG